A DNA window from Aureibaculum sp. 2308TA14-22 contains the following coding sequences:
- a CDS encoding type III polyketide synthase, with the protein MSVKIVSVAKQLPQYTRTTQEILPYIKTWLAGQEERFQRKVIKLFENAGVDKRYSIMDAHEVFLNSSFEEKNDIYVRESIKLAQSALKKSLDKASLSPIDIDFIITVSCTGIMIPSLDAYLINRLKMRQDIVRLPVTEMGCAAGVSGIIYAKNFLKANPNKRAAVIAVESPTATFQLEDYSMVNIVSTAIFGDGAASVILSSHETENGPEILDDAMYHFYDAEKMMGFKLRNTGLQMILDKSVPETIAKHFPDIVHPFLEKNKLKIEDVDYLIFHPGGKKIVQIVEELFGSLGKNINDTKEVLRLYGNMSSATVLYVLERFMDKTLTEGDIGLMLSFGPGFSAQRVLLRW; encoded by the coding sequence ATGAGCGTAAAAATAGTATCAGTTGCAAAACAACTTCCACAGTATACTCGAACAACCCAAGAGATATTACCATATATCAAGACTTGGTTAGCTGGTCAAGAAGAACGTTTTCAGCGAAAAGTAATTAAACTTTTTGAAAATGCGGGTGTTGACAAACGCTATTCAATAATGGATGCTCATGAAGTATTTTTAAATTCATCATTTGAAGAAAAAAATGATATTTATGTAAGAGAATCTATAAAATTAGCACAATCGGCATTGAAAAAATCGTTAGACAAAGCAAGTTTAAGCCCTATTGATATTGATTTCATAATCACGGTTAGTTGTACGGGAATAATGATTCCCTCTTTAGATGCCTATTTAATCAATAGACTAAAAATGCGTCAAGATATTGTGCGTTTACCAGTTACGGAAATGGGCTGTGCGGCTGGTGTGTCGGGCATCATTTATGCCAAAAATTTTTTAAAGGCAAATCCCAATAAACGAGCTGCAGTTATTGCTGTTGAATCGCCAACCGCTACTTTTCAACTGGAAGATTATTCTATGGTAAATATTGTGAGTACCGCTATTTTTGGTGACGGAGCGGCTTCTGTAATTTTATCTTCTCATGAAACTGAAAATGGTCCTGAAATACTTGACGATGCCATGTACCATTTTTACGATGCCGAAAAAATGATGGGTTTTAAATTGCGGAATACAGGACTGCAAATGATTTTGGATAAATCCGTACCGGAAACTATTGCCAAACATTTTCCAGATATTGTGCATCCATTTTTAGAAAAAAACAAGTTAAAAATTGAAGATGTGGATTATCTTATTTTTCATCCTGGCGGAAAAAAAATAGTGCAAATTGTTGAGGAACTTTTTGGTTCTTTGGGAAAAAATATTAACGATACAAAAGAAGTATTGCGATTGTACGGAAATATGTCTAGTGCAACTGTGTTGTATGTGTTAGAGCGTTTTATGGATAAAACCCTAACTGAAGGTGATATTGGATTAATGTTAAGTTTTGGTCCAGGGTTTTCAGCTCAACGTGTGTTGTTACGATGGTAA
- a CDS encoding phosphopantetheine-binding protein, with protein MNKESLISSLKRIVKPYIQDEEEFENLTEETDFINDLKINSANLVDVVLDLEDEFNIEIDNDAMEKMLNVKAAIEIVETKLAEK; from the coding sequence ATGAATAAAGAATCCCTAATATCATCCTTAAAAAGAATTGTAAAGCCTTACATTCAAGATGAAGAGGAATTTGAAAATTTGACAGAGGAAACCGATTTTATCAATGACTTAAAAATAAATTCTGCCAATTTAGTTGATGTGGTTTTAGATTTAGAAGATGAATTTAATATTGAAATTGACAATGACGCTATGGAAAAAATGTTAAATGTAAAAGCGGCAATTGAAATTGTTGAAACCAAATTAGCAGAAAAATGA
- a CDS encoding methyltransferase domain-containing protein: MGFLIDTKNRSNAIEIMDDFSIEGEYLYKTLDQLASINKWLGGNSVTLKGLKKVLKNHPKETMFTLIDLGCGNGDMLRIVSNYLNKNNYNFKLIGIDANAFTINYAKELSKDYPEITYLQQDIFSEDFKSLQYDLVLATLFLHHFKEDQIIEVLNGAIKTVKIGIVINDLHRHWLAYYLFKGLSLFIKNPMVKQDGLTSILRGFKRKELERLSKKLNVKSDLNWKWAFRFQWIIQK, encoded by the coding sequence ATGGGATTTCTGATCGACACAAAAAACCGAAGTAATGCCATTGAAATCATGGATGATTTTTCGATAGAAGGAGAATATCTTTATAAAACTTTAGATCAATTGGCATCTATAAATAAATGGTTAGGCGGAAATAGTGTAACCTTGAAAGGACTCAAAAAAGTACTTAAAAATCACCCAAAAGAGACAATGTTTACCTTAATAGATTTAGGATGCGGCAATGGAGATATGTTAAGAATAGTGTCCAACTATTTAAATAAAAACAACTATAATTTTAAACTGATTGGGATAGATGCCAATGCCTTTACGATAAACTATGCGAAAGAATTGTCGAAAGATTACCCCGAAATTACTTATCTTCAACAAGATATTTTTTCAGAAGATTTCAAGTCGTTACAATATGATTTGGTGTTGGCAACGTTGTTTTTGCATCATTTTAAGGAAGACCAAATTATAGAAGTATTGAATGGAGCGATAAAAACTGTAAAGATTGGAATAGTAATTAACGATTTACATCGCCATTGGTTGGCCTACTATTTATTTAAGGGATTGAGTTTATTCATAAAGAATCCAATGGTTAAGCAAGATGGATTGACCTCTATTTTAAGAGGATTTAAAAGAAAAGAGTTAGAAAGATTGTCAAAAAAGCTGAATGTTAAAAGTGATCTCAATTGGAAATGGGCTTTCCGTTTTCAATGGATAATTCAAAAATAA
- a CDS encoding 4'-phosphopantetheinyl transferase family protein: MIGNDIVDLNLAKTQSNWQRKGFLDKVFTKKEQKLISRADDSFRMVWLLWSMKESAYKSYSRQNNIRFYGPRKFECEVNNLKGTVTINNTIYFTTSTISSNCIHTIATLNTKETITTDFFRLKSDDYLIQHTTTHRYLKSAISNQYNIPITQLKIEKDNTGVPHIKYLCAISSLSASLKTGSVEKSSISISHHGYYGAYSFIQ, encoded by the coding sequence ATGATAGGTAACGATATTGTAGATTTAAATTTGGCTAAAACGCAAAGCAATTGGCAACGAAAAGGGTTTTTAGATAAAGTATTTACCAAAAAAGAACAAAAATTAATCAGTAGAGCTGATGATTCTTTTAGAATGGTTTGGCTGTTGTGGAGTATGAAAGAAAGTGCATATAAAAGTTATAGCAGACAAAATAATATACGGTTTTATGGACCACGGAAGTTTGAATGTGAAGTGAACAATTTAAAAGGAACAGTTACCATTAATAACACGATCTATTTTACGACATCTACCATCAGTAGCAATTGCATTCATACCATTGCGACTTTGAACACTAAAGAAACAATTACTACCGATTTTTTTAGGTTAAAAAGTGATGATTATTTAATACAGCACACTACCACACATCGGTATTTAAAATCTGCGATTTCAAATCAATATAATATCCCAATTACGCAACTTAAAATAGAAAAAGATAATACAGGAGTTCCGCATATCAAGTATTTGTGTGCCATTTCGAGCCTTTCGGCTTCGCTCAAGACAGGCTCGGTCGAGAAGTCGTCGATTTCAATATCCCATCACGGTTATTACGGTGCTTATTCATTTATACAATGA
- a CDS encoding beta-ketoacyl-[acyl-carrier-protein] synthase family protein, translated as MKNRVVITGLGVVAPNGVGVDNFTYALKKGISGIEFYQELADLKFSCCIGGTPNVSEEKKSEYFTDLQLRNFNSSGILYGCIAGIDAWKDAGLSIDDKNSDFDSGTIFGTGTSGVEKFREAIYKLDDKKVRRLGSTVVAQTMASGISAYLGGMLGLGNRVSTNSAACSTGTEAILIGYERIKRGKAKRMLVGSCSDHGPYLWGGFDAMRVMTYKHNDDPEQASRPMSASASGFVPGSGAGALLLESLESALERNATIYAEVLGGAVNSGGQRNGGSMTAPNSDAVQRCITDAIEESGVKPEDIDLINGHLTATSKDPDEIENWVKALQREGKGFPFIQSVKSMIGHCLAAAGAIESVASIIQLREGFIAPTINCEDLHPEILKLIDEDKISRKLIKKELNLIAKASFGFGDVNACAIFRKFIN; from the coding sequence ATGAAAAATAGAGTTGTTATAACGGGTCTTGGTGTGGTTGCTCCTAATGGAGTAGGAGTCGATAATTTCACTTATGCGTTAAAAAAAGGAATTTCAGGAATTGAATTTTACCAAGAATTAGCTGATTTGAAATTCTCGTGTTGTATTGGCGGAACCCCTAACGTTTCTGAAGAAAAAAAATCCGAATATTTTACAGATTTACAACTTCGAAATTTTAATAGTTCAGGAATTCTATATGGTTGTATTGCCGGAATTGACGCTTGGAAAGATGCTGGATTGTCAATAGATGATAAAAATTCGGATTTTGACAGTGGTACTATTTTCGGTACTGGGACTTCTGGTGTTGAAAAATTTCGAGAGGCAATTTATAAATTAGATGATAAGAAAGTTAGACGTTTAGGAAGCACAGTAGTTGCTCAAACGATGGCAAGCGGTATAAGTGCTTATTTAGGCGGTATGTTAGGCTTAGGAAATAGAGTCAGTACAAACTCTGCTGCGTGTTCAACGGGTACAGAAGCCATTTTAATAGGCTATGAGCGAATAAAAAGGGGTAAAGCCAAACGAATGCTAGTAGGCAGTTGTAGTGATCACGGACCATATCTTTGGGGTGGATTTGATGCTATGCGAGTAATGACCTACAAACATAATGATGACCCAGAACAAGCTTCACGACCTATGAGTGCTTCCGCATCAGGATTTGTTCCCGGAAGTGGGGCTGGGGCTTTATTGTTAGAATCATTAGAAAGTGCTTTGGAGCGAAATGCAACCATTTACGCCGAAGTTTTAGGTGGAGCGGTAAATTCCGGAGGGCAACGCAATGGAGGTTCTATGACTGCACCCAATTCTGATGCTGTGCAACGGTGCATTACTGATGCGATTGAAGAATCAGGAGTTAAGCCCGAAGATATTGATTTAATCAACGGGCATTTAACCGCAACGAGTAAAGACCCTGATGAAATTGAAAATTGGGTAAAAGCGTTACAAAGAGAAGGGAAAGGTTTTCCATTCATACAATCCGTCAAATCTATGATTGGACATTGTTTGGCGGCTGCAGGAGCTATTGAAAGTGTAGCGTCAATTATTCAGTTAAGAGAAGGGTTTATAGCCCCGACTATTAATTGTGAAGATCTTCATCCTGAGATACTAAAATTAATAGATGAAGATAAAATTTCAAGAAAACTCATCAAAAAAGAACTAAATTTGATTGCCAAAGCCAGTTTTGGTTTTGGTGATGTGAATGCTTGTGCAATTTTTAGAAAATTTATAAATTAA
- a CDS encoding NAD(P)/FAD-dependent oxidoreductase — protein sequence MYQNKDVIIIGGGLAGLINAIHLSKQGINVLVIEKNKYPKHKVCGEYISNEVLPYLNSLGINPLEYGAKRITNFAISTVKNKLIETKLPLGGFGISRYTLDRLLAEKAIENGVEIFKDEVVDVSFENDKFSVFTKSEQQFDSKIVIGAYGKRSNIDVQLNRKFIKNESPFLAIKTHLKGDFPENLVALHNFKGGYCGISKVENNHINLCYITNYKAFKKHKNIDEFQQNVLCENTFLKEILENTTCVFDKPLTIGQVSFSSKKPIENHILMCGDTAGMIHPLCGNGMSMAIHSAKIASELIIEYLKGKLSRKELEYCYKKQWNAEFKSRLKVGHIIAKLFKMNTFSELMLYGLQTFPGLLPKIIKQTHGKSLTV from the coding sequence ATGTACCAAAATAAAGATGTAATCATTATTGGAGGCGGACTAGCTGGTTTGATTAATGCCATACATCTTTCAAAACAGGGCATTAATGTTTTGGTCATCGAAAAAAATAAGTATCCAAAGCACAAAGTTTGTGGTGAGTACATCTCAAATGAAGTATTGCCTTATTTAAATTCTTTAGGTATAAATCCACTAGAGTATGGAGCAAAACGAATCACAAATTTTGCGATTAGCACCGTTAAAAATAAATTAATAGAAACTAAATTACCCTTAGGTGGATTTGGAATCAGTAGGTATACCTTAGACCGCTTATTGGCTGAAAAAGCCATCGAAAATGGTGTTGAAATTTTTAAAGATGAGGTGGTAGATGTGTCATTTGAAAATGATAAGTTTTCCGTTTTTACCAAAAGTGAGCAGCAATTCGATTCAAAAATTGTTATTGGAGCTTACGGCAAACGCTCTAATATTGATGTGCAATTGAACAGAAAATTTATAAAAAATGAATCCCCTTTCTTAGCTATTAAAACTCATCTAAAGGGAGACTTTCCAGAAAATTTAGTGGCACTACATAATTTTAAAGGTGGTTATTGCGGCATTTCTAAAGTGGAGAACAATCATATTAATTTATGCTATATTACCAATTACAAAGCCTTCAAAAAACATAAAAATATTGATGAATTTCAACAAAATGTGTTGTGCGAAAATACTTTTTTGAAAGAGATTTTGGAAAATACTACCTGCGTTTTCGACAAGCCGTTGACCATTGGACAGGTTTCGTTTTCATCAAAAAAACCAATAGAAAATCATATTTTAATGTGTGGTGACACGGCTGGTATGATTCACCCTTTATGCGGAAATGGAATGAGTATGGCTATACATAGTGCAAAAATTGCCTCCGAACTTATTATTGAGTATCTTAAGGGGAAACTATCTCGTAAGGAATTGGAATACTGTTATAAAAAACAATGGAATGCTGAATTCAAATCGCGATTAAAAGTTGGGCATATTATTGCTAAATTATTCAAAATGAATACCTTTTCCGAATTGATGTTGTATGGACTGCAAACTTTTCCTGGTTTGTTGCCAAAAATCATAAAACAAACGCATGGTAAATCCTTAACGGTATAA
- a CDS encoding ABC transporter ATP-binding protein — protein sequence MTMLRVKNISFSYYKTPVLQDISFNVTQGEVLAVVGESGSGKSTLLKLLYGQYDLDKGQLLWKDQEILGPKFNLITGPEYMKFLSQEFDLMSSTTVEANIGEFLSNFYLKEKQKRTNELIKVVELEAFAKTKVRFLSGGQKQRVALAKALANQPEILLLDEPFSHIDNFRKRSLRRKLFAHLKENNITAILATHDQEDVLSFADNMLIIHQGKKVDLDTPQRLYQEPKNKLTASFFSEFNEFRLSDISDSDKDKTVIVYAHELQLVKKSNLKAIIKKCYFKGNYYLIEADFKERNIYFENDKKLEENKEIFLEVKDGVIGKKTK from the coding sequence ATGACCATGCTCCGAGTAAAAAACATTTCCTTTAGTTATTATAAAACACCCGTTTTACAAGACATCAGTTTTAATGTAACACAGGGTGAGGTGTTGGCAGTAGTTGGTGAAAGCGGTTCTGGAAAAAGCACTTTATTAAAATTACTTTATGGACAATATGATCTTGATAAAGGGCAATTATTATGGAAAGACCAAGAAATTCTTGGCCCAAAATTCAATCTGATTACGGGACCAGAGTATATGAAATTTCTTTCTCAAGAATTTGATTTAATGTCATCAACCACAGTAGAAGCAAACATTGGTGAATTCCTCTCTAATTTTTACCTAAAGGAAAAACAAAAGCGTACCAACGAACTTATTAAAGTTGTAGAGTTAGAAGCATTTGCAAAAACCAAAGTCAGATTTTTAAGCGGTGGACAAAAACAACGTGTGGCTTTAGCAAAAGCATTGGCTAATCAACCTGAAATACTATTATTAGATGAGCCTTTTAGCCATATTGATAATTTTAGAAAACGTAGTTTGCGGAGAAAACTATTTGCCCATCTTAAAGAAAATAATATTACTGCAATCCTAGCCACGCACGACCAAGAAGATGTGCTTTCTTTTGCCGATAATATGTTGATTATCCACCAAGGTAAAAAAGTAGATTTAGATACGCCCCAAAGGCTATACCAAGAGCCCAAAAACAAATTAACCGCTTCTTTCTTTTCGGAATTTAATGAGTTTAGGCTATCGGACATTTCAGATTCTGATAAAGACAAAACTGTAATTGTTTACGCCCACGAACTTCAATTAGTTAAGAAATCTAACCTAAAAGCAATTATAAAAAAGTGTTATTTTAAAGGGAATTATTATTTGATCGAGGCAGATTTTAAAGAAAGGAATATTTATTTTGAAAATGATAAAAAGTTAGAAGAAAATAAAGAGATTTTTCTTGAAGTGAAAGATGGAGTTATTGGTAAAAAAACAAAATAG
- a CDS encoding GreA/GreB family elongation factor, which translates to MKEVKQQLFKACQDFVLEKEKTVKKIISSNQNALHSETKSSAGDKHETGRAMLQLEMEKAGQQLAVVDKMKMTLERVVLNDNSEIVKLGSLVTTNKHHYFLAISVGEIQIDNEKYYAVSIASPIGKLLLGKKVGDEFTFKGRTVIEKII; encoded by the coding sequence ATGAAGGAAGTAAAACAACAACTTTTTAAAGCTTGTCAAGATTTTGTTTTGGAGAAAGAAAAGACGGTAAAAAAAATCATTTCTTCTAACCAAAACGCTTTACATTCCGAAACTAAAAGTAGTGCAGGAGACAAACATGAAACAGGCAGAGCAATGTTACAATTGGAAATGGAAAAAGCGGGTCAACAACTTGCTGTTGTTGATAAAATGAAAATGACTTTGGAAAGAGTTGTTCTTAATGATAATTCTGAAATAGTAAAATTGGGGAGTTTGGTCACAACTAATAAACATCATTATTTTTTGGCAATTAGTGTAGGGGAAATCCAAATAGATAATGAAAAATATTATGCTGTTTCTATTGCTTCTCCTATAGGGAAACTATTGTTAGGTAAAAAAGTTGGTGATGAATTTACGTTTAAAGGAAGAACTGTAATTGAAAAAATTATCTGA
- a CDS encoding YceI family protein: MKLKFSIIFCLTFLTLSAQEITQTSASVDFKIKNMGFNVDGTFNDVTISTNFNSTDLENSYIKGVIKVNSIDTDNKKRDKHLRNKDYFEVEKYGTIKLTSTKIEKKSASKYQLTAKLTIKKTTKTITIPLEVKQTSDSISIKSSFSINRLDFGVGESSWVLSDTVKIKVNFSGKK, translated from the coding sequence ATGAAACTTAAGTTTAGTATTATTTTTTGTTTGACTTTCTTGACCCTTTCAGCTCAAGAAATTACTCAAACTTCGGCATCAGTTGACTTTAAAATTAAAAACATGGGTTTTAATGTTGATGGAACTTTTAACGATGTAACCATTTCGACCAATTTTAATTCAACGGATTTAGAGAATAGTTATATAAAGGGCGTTATTAAAGTCAATTCAATTGATACGGATAATAAAAAAAGAGATAAGCATTTACGAAATAAAGACTATTTTGAGGTTGAAAAATACGGTACAATAAAATTGACTTCAACCAAAATAGAAAAAAAATCAGCAAGTAAGTATCAATTAACTGCTAAGCTCACTATTAAAAAAACCACAAAAACGATAACTATTCCGTTGGAAGTTAAGCAGACTTCCGATTCCATTAGCATAAAATCAAGTTTTTCAATTAACAGATTGGATTTCGGAGTGGGTGAGAGCAGTTGGGTACTATCAGATACCGTTAAAATTAAAGTAAACTTTTCAGGCAAAAAATAA
- a CDS encoding NAD(P)/FAD-dependent oxidoreductase encodes MNLSYWEIKSWFANNDFTIVGSGIVGLSAALFLKEEHPKANILILEKGILPQGASTKNAGFACFGSLSEIIDDLKSHSQQEVYELVKKRWQGLQLMRKTLGDKTIGFQQLGGFELFDDELSFRECYNKKEFVNQLLEPFFKKDVFTFVENKFIFEKVNEQLAFNTFEGQIDTGKMMTALLQKVQSKGIKVLNNCTVESYTEQPNDVKLKTNIGEFSTKKILIATNGFVNQLLSLDVKPARAQILITKPIPNLTIKGTFHLEKGYYYFRNIDNRILLGGGRNLDFEMEETIEFGQTELIQSKLEGILSTIILPNTNIEIEHRWSGIMGVGHQKRALVKLLGNRVACGVRLGGMGIAIGFSVGKELSELVN; translated from the coding sequence ATGAATTTAAGCTACTGGGAAATAAAATCATGGTTTGCTAATAATGATTTTACCATTGTTGGTAGTGGAATTGTGGGATTAAGTGCTGCTTTATTTCTAAAAGAGGAACATCCGAAAGCTAATATTCTTATCCTTGAAAAGGGAATATTACCGCAAGGAGCTAGTACCAAAAATGCGGGTTTTGCCTGTTTTGGAAGTTTATCTGAAATTATTGATGATTTAAAATCCCATTCTCAGCAGGAAGTTTATGAGTTGGTTAAAAAACGTTGGCAAGGTCTTCAATTAATGAGAAAAACACTAGGAGATAAAACCATTGGTTTTCAACAATTGGGCGGTTTCGAGTTATTTGATGATGAGTTAAGTTTCAGAGAATGTTATAATAAAAAGGAATTTGTAAATCAATTGTTGGAACCATTTTTTAAGAAAGATGTTTTTACATTTGTTGAGAATAAATTCATTTTTGAAAAAGTAAACGAACAACTGGCTTTTAATACATTTGAAGGGCAAATCGACACGGGCAAAATGATGACTGCTTTACTACAAAAAGTACAATCAAAAGGAATTAAAGTACTTAATAATTGTACTGTTGAAAGTTATACAGAGCAACCAAATGATGTGAAATTAAAAACCAATATTGGCGAATTTTCAACAAAAAAGATATTGATTGCTACCAATGGTTTCGTAAATCAATTACTTAGTTTAGATGTAAAACCAGCCAGAGCACAGATTCTGATTACCAAACCGATTCCTAATTTAACAATAAAAGGAACATTCCATTTGGAAAAAGGGTATTATTATTTTAGAAATATTGACAATAGAATTTTATTAGGCGGTGGTCGAAATCTGGATTTTGAAATGGAAGAGACTATAGAATTTGGGCAAACGGAGTTGATACAAAGTAAGCTGGAAGGAATCTTATCGACTATTATTTTACCAAACACTAATATAGAAATAGAGCATAGATGGAGCGGTATAATGGGTGTAGGCCATCAAAAAAGGGCATTGGTAAAACTATTAGGCAATCGCGTTGCTTGTGGTGTTCGCCTAGGTGGCATGGGTATTGCAATAGGATTTTCAGTAGGTAAGGAATTATCCGAATTAGTAAATTAA
- a CDS encoding 3-hydroxyacyl-ACP dehydratase FabZ family protein has product MTPNQIISLLPYQHPFLFVDELTDVSENGITGSYTFKKGEYFYQGHFKDNPITPGVILTETMAQIGVVCLGIYLMKNLNLEENEPKIALTSQAIEFYLPVFPEERISVISEKEYFRFNKLKCKVKMLNASNELVCRGFISGMIK; this is encoded by the coding sequence ATGACTCCAAACCAAATCATATCATTATTACCTTATCAGCATCCTTTTTTGTTCGTTGACGAACTCACTGACGTTTCAGAAAATGGAATAACGGGGAGTTACACTTTTAAAAAAGGTGAATATTTTTATCAGGGTCATTTTAAAGACAACCCGATAACGCCCGGTGTTATTTTAACCGAAACGATGGCTCAAATTGGAGTGGTGTGTTTAGGAATTTATTTGATGAAAAATCTAAATTTAGAAGAAAATGAACCGAAAATAGCCTTGACATCTCAAGCCATTGAGTTTTATTTACCCGTATTTCCAGAGGAGAGAATATCGGTAATTTCAGAAAAAGAATATTTTAGATTTAATAAGTTAAAATGCAAGGTAAAAATGTTAAATGCCTCTAATGAATTGGTTTGTAGAGGTTTTATTTCTGGAATGATAAAATGA